The following is a genomic window from Candidatus Zixiibacteriota bacterium.
AATTCCGGCCGCCACCCCCACTCGGTGCGGGCGGCCGAGTCATCCATCGAGTTCGGCCAGGAGTCGGCAATCGCCTGCCGCACCGGGTCGATCTGGTACTCGATCGCAAACCCCGGCACATACTGAGTGATCTCGCGGGCCAGCTCCGAGGGGGTGAAACTCATGGCCGTGACGTTGTAGGCATTCCGGTGCTCCAGGCGGTCCGGGTCGGCCTCCATCAGGTCAACCATCGCCCGGATCGCATCCGGCATGTACATCATGTCCAGACTCGTGTCCGGCCTCAGGTAACACGTGTACTTCTTGTGCTTGATCGCTTCGATGAAAATCTCGACCGCGTAATCGGTGGTGCCGCCGCCCGGCTCGGTCTCGTAGGAGATGATGCCGGGGAAACGGACGCCGCGGGTGTCCACGCCGAACCGCCGGAAATAGTACTGGCAGAGCAACTCCCCGGCCAGCTTGGTCACGCCGTACATCGTCTCCGGCCGCTGAATCGTCACCTGCGGCGTGCGATCCAGAGGGGTCGAGTTGCCGAACACCCCGATCGAACTGGGGACAAACACGGCGCAGTGGTACTGGCGGGCCGCCTCGAGGACGTTGTACAGGCCGTTGACATTGACCTGCCAGGCCTGATTGGGGCGGTTCTCGCCGACCGCCGAGAGGATAGCCGCAAGATGGTAGATGGTGTCGGCCTGGTGGATCGACATGACGCGGGTAATGTGGTGGGGATCAAGAACATCGAGGAACTCAAACGGTCCCGATTCGAGGAACGACCGGTCGGCGGGCATCCGGATGTCGGTTGCGATGACGTGGTCGGCCCCGTAGCGTTGCCGCAGGGCCATCGTGAGCTCCGTACCGATCTGACCGATCGCGCCGGTGATGAGAATCCGTTTCATGCTGCTCCACCAGTTGCAGTTGGCGTCCGGCGCATACAACCAGCCGCCGGCGCGCAGGTTATCTCAATTTTCGGCGTACATAATAACCGCCGGAGGTCGCCCTGGCAAGGGGAAAAAGTCCTTCCCTGTCCGGGTTTACGTCTCGCGCGGCGGAACGGCGAAGACCATGCGGCGGCGCAGCAGCAGCAACAGCGGCAGACCGATGACGTAGCAGGCGATCAGTTGCCCCACCCCGATCATCTGGGCCGCAAACCAGTAGTTCACGCCAAGCAGCGGCGCCAGGTAGGCCGCCACCCCGAACGCATTGAGCACCACTGGCGGCAGGGGAGCCAGCAGGATCGCCGGACCGACATCCGAAACCAGGCTCCAGGCGAGAACAGCGGCGCCGGCCACAGCGGCGATCACCAGCAGTCCGCCGGCGACGATGAAATAGGCGTCCTTCGTAGCAGTCAGAAAAATCGCCGCCACCAGCGCCATGATGAGCGCGATCACCAACCGGGTCCCGAGCCACTCGCGGTACTCCTGCTGCCCGGCCCGTCCCCCCTTGCGGGGAACCAGCGGCAGGATCGCCGCCGCGGCCAGCAGCGCGCCCGACACGGTCGCCACCGCCAGGTGGAAACCGGAAAGCAGGTAGACGGCCCCGACCCAGAGCAGCACGACCGGCAGCCCAGCCAGGACCAGCGCGGCCCGGCGGCCGAGACGCCGCAGACCGTAGGTGATGAGCGCCGCCGCCAGCGTCACGAACGGCCCAAACACGATATCGGGCCAGCCCATGTTGCCGAAGATGTTGGCCAGGAGGCACCCCGCATACAGCCCCGGCACCGCCGCCCCCGTCAGAAACGGCAGGACACTCAGGGCCTCGGCGACGCGCACCTGGTAGACGCCGAATGATATAGGCGCGAAAGCCAGACTGAGCACCGCGTACATGGCGGCCACCAGCCCGGCGACAGCGATGTCCCGAATAAGAAACCGGCCCATTCAGTGAAGAATGAACCGGTTTTGGGGAGGTGACGTCAACTCTGAACTGTCAGACCACCGAAGAGGATGCCTGATCCGCGGCCGCCGGCCGGCGATACGGCACATCGGTCACGCCGATCCAGGCCAGCGAATCGAGCACGTACTCGACGACACGTCCCTGGTCGTCGGCCACCTTCAGCACCTGCCCCTGATGGCGCAGCCCAACCGAGATCGGGGTATACAGGTCACCGCCGTTGGCGCCGGCGTCCTTGGATTTGATGCGAATTTTACGCCGCTGCTGGAGAGCGCGGAAGAACTCGGCGAGCAGGTCGGGGTCGGTGGCCCCATTGAGCGCCGATTCGCTCGACTCGAACTCCACCGCCCGCTCGTCGTCGCGGTCCGCGCCGCCCGCGAACCCGCGCAGTTTCTGCTCGATCGCGGCAAAGCGCCGGCGGAAATACGGATGGGCCGCCAGCGCGTTCGTCCGCAGGCAGTAGTTGACCAGCGCGACTTCCGACCCGCTCAGCGACGTCTGCGGCAGATCGGCATCCGGAGTCAGCTTGTAGCCGTCCCGGTACTGGACCACAAAGCCCAGCTTGATGAGGGAGCTGATATCGCGATACACAGTCCGCTCCGATACGCCGCACTCGCGCGCCATATCAGCGATATGCACGGCCGTCTGATTCTTTAACAGGCCGAGTACGTACATCAGTCGTTCCGACTTAGTCAAGATAAGTCCCCTTTGTGCCTGTTGACGCGGCGGTCCGGTCCCCGGCCAATGCCTTGCTCCGCCCGCCCGCGGCAGTGCGGGCCCCGGGCCGGAGTCGACCGGAGGCAGACGGTCCCGTCAATGTGTGAGTTCTGCGTTCTCAAAAGCTGATTCCTCTTTACCACCTGCGCCTTAGGAGCAAATTGTGGAGGCGTCGGTCTCGTTCTCTCATTTTCCCGGCAACCGGGTCAGGCAGCTTTTCCGGTGCACATCCCTGGCCAAGCCGTCTGTCCACGTTGTCATCGTTGTCGTACCCGCTGTCAGTTCTGTCGGCTGCACGCTCTCGACAGTGGTCTCGCGCACGCTGCCGTCGCCAGCTGCCTGACCCGGTGTCCGGGAGTTTCGGCGGTTTCTGACAGGAAAATCGGTGA
Proteins encoded in this region:
- a CDS encoding L-threonine 3-dehydrogenase, with translation MKRILITGAIGQIGTELTMALRQRYGADHVIATDIRMPADRSFLESGPFEFLDVLDPHHITRVMSIHQADTIYHLAAILSAVGENRPNQAWQVNVNGLYNVLEAARQYHCAVFVPSSIGVFGNSTPLDRTPQVTIQRPETMYGVTKLAGELLCQYYFRRFGVDTRGVRFPGIISYETEPGGGTTDYAVEIFIEAIKHKKYTCYLRPDTSLDMMYMPDAIRAMVDLMEADPDRLEHRNAYNVTAMSFTPSELAREITQYVPGFAIEYQIDPVRQAIADSWPNSMDDSAARTEWGWRPEFDMRAMTRGMLEVLAKRHGHTDFRLVSR
- a CDS encoding QueT transporter family protein, whose product is MGRFLIRDIAVAGLVAAMYAVLSLAFAPISFGVYQVRVAEALSVLPFLTGAAVPGLYAGCLLANIFGNMGWPDIVFGPFVTLAAALITYGLRRLGRRAALVLAGLPVVLLWVGAVYLLSGFHLAVATVSGALLAAAAILPLVPRKGGRAGQQEYREWLGTRLVIALIMALVAAIFLTATKDAYFIVAGGLLVIAAVAGAAVLAWSLVSDVGPAILLAPLPPVVLNAFGVAAYLAPLLGVNYWFAAQMIGVGQLIACYVIGLPLLLLLRRRMVFAVPPRET
- a CDS encoding HTH domain-containing protein, with protein sequence MYVLGLLKNQTAVHIADMARECGVSERTVYRDISSLIKLGFVVQYRDGYKLTPDADLPQTSLSGSEVALVNYCLRTNALAAHPYFRRRFAAIEQKLRGFAGGADRDDERAVEFESSESALNGATDPDLLAEFFRALQQRRKIRIKSKDAGANGGDLYTPISVGLRHQGQVLKVADDQGRVVEYVLDSLAWIGVTDVPYRRPAAADQASSSVV